In a genomic window of Corynebacterium choanae:
- the cmrA gene encoding mycolate reductase (Catalyzes the final step in mycolic acid biosynthesis.), whose product MTLPTPHPDHVVVITGASQGIGLAMAKDLARLGHNLVLIARRAELLQHIADELSTTHQITAQAYPCDLADAQARTQLVDELQQWEVSMLVNSAGIASFGPFMDQDWDYEQNQFGLNATAVFELTRAVLPGMLARRSGVICNVGSAAGNMPIPNNATYVFTKAGVNAFTEALHYELRGTGVSATLLAPGPVREALKPEAERSIVDKVVPDWLWTTYETCSQETLEAMSKGKRRVVPGPLGKAMDTISAYAPTAVISPIAGWFYKKMA is encoded by the coding sequence ATGACACTGCCCACTCCCCACCCGGATCACGTTGTTGTAATCACTGGTGCCAGCCAAGGCATCGGACTTGCCATGGCGAAAGACCTCGCCCGGCTGGGCCATAATCTGGTGCTCATCGCTCGCCGCGCGGAACTCCTCCAACACATTGCCGACGAGCTATCCACTACCCACCAGATCACTGCACAGGCCTATCCCTGCGACCTAGCTGACGCACAAGCCCGCACACAGCTCGTCGATGAGCTGCAGCAATGGGAAGTCTCCATGCTAGTGAACTCTGCCGGGATCGCCAGCTTTGGACCGTTTATGGATCAAGACTGGGACTATGAACAAAACCAGTTTGGACTCAATGCCACTGCAGTATTCGAGCTCACCCGCGCGGTACTTCCCGGCATGCTTGCCCGGCGCAGTGGCGTGATCTGCAATGTTGGCTCCGCCGCCGGCAATATGCCCATTCCAAATAACGCCACCTATGTCTTCACGAAAGCCGGAGTCAATGCCTTCACCGAGGCGTTGCACTATGAGCTGCGCGGCACTGGGGTTTCAGCCACCCTGCTCGCTCCAGGGCCAGTACGTGAGGCACTCAAACCCGAAGCTGAACGTTCCATCGTCGACAAGGTGGTCCCCGACTGGCTGTGGACCACCTATGAAACCTGCTCGCAGGAAACGTTGGAAGCAATGTCTAAGGGGAAGCGACGGGTCGTTCCAGGACCACTTGGCAAAGCAATGGATACGATCTCCGCCTATGCACCAACTGCCGTAATCTCACCGATTGCTGGATGGTTCTACAAGAAGATGGCCTAG